One segment of Paraburkholderia sp. PGU19 DNA contains the following:
- a CDS encoding ABC transporter ATP-binding protein gives MNSVAIEAATTAASINVRGLAVEVGPPHARIATLDGLDVDIAPGQFVCVLGPSGCGKSTLLGAIAGHIAATQGTIAVDDETVDRPHPERGLVFQQHTLFPWKRVIDNVAFGLKMKGLGASERRRQAAELLELVGLGGFDAHYPAQLSGGMQQRVEIARALINRPRVLLMDEPFGALDAQTRRMMQTLLLDIWAKVRTTVVFVTHDIEEALFLADRILMLSQRPARVIADIPVPLPRPRRDDTTLDPAFIDIKRQCLALLRETA, from the coding sequence TGGCCGTCGAAGTCGGTCCGCCGCATGCGCGGATCGCCACACTCGACGGACTCGACGTCGATATCGCGCCCGGTCAGTTCGTCTGCGTGCTCGGCCCTTCGGGCTGCGGCAAGTCGACCTTGCTCGGCGCGATAGCGGGACACATCGCCGCGACACAAGGCACGATTGCCGTCGACGATGAAACCGTCGACCGTCCGCATCCCGAGCGCGGTCTCGTGTTTCAGCAGCACACGCTGTTTCCGTGGAAGCGCGTGATCGATAACGTCGCGTTCGGTCTCAAGATGAAGGGACTCGGCGCAAGCGAGCGGCGCAGGCAGGCGGCTGAACTGCTGGAACTCGTCGGCCTCGGCGGCTTCGATGCGCATTATCCGGCGCAGCTATCGGGCGGCATGCAGCAGCGCGTCGAGATCGCACGCGCGCTGATCAACCGGCCGCGCGTGCTGCTGATGGACGAGCCATTCGGCGCGCTCGACGCGCAAACGCGCCGCATGATGCAGACGCTGCTGCTCGATATCTGGGCGAAGGTACGCACCACTGTCGTGTTCGTCACACACGATATCGAAGAAGCGCTGTTTCTCGCCGACCGCATCCTGATGTTGTCGCAGCGCCCGGCACGCGTGATCGCGGATATTCCTGTGCCGTTGCCGCGCCCGCGCCGCGACGACACGACGCTCGACCCCGCCTTCATCGATATCAAGCGCCAATGCCTTGCACTGCTGCGTGAGACGGCATGA